Within the Chrysemys picta bellii isolate R12L10 chromosome 17, ASM1138683v2, whole genome shotgun sequence genome, the region CAGcacaaccctccccccaaacactcctGCCTCAGAGAATCCTCCCCCCAACCGCTCCCAGAACAACAACCGCACCTCAGTATCGAACCCCCGGCCCCCCGAGCACCAGCCCCTGCGGCACCAGCTAGAGGAGCTCCCCTACGCCGGGCTCATTGGGCTCCCCTCGGAGCAGCCCCTGGAGGGCGACGGGGTCCCACTCGCTGGCCCAGCTGGGCCGGTCTCTGCACAGGGCTGTCAGTGGGGAGCGGGGCCATAGCAGGGCTCAGCCCATGGGGAGGGCCCCGCCTGCGACTGTGGTGAGCTGGGGGCATTGGGGGGCCGGGCACTTGATAACTAACCCATTCCCGGACAGACTCCCAGCATTgaccgctctgcctcctccctttccctaGGGCCGGGCACCCGGCATTTCACAGCCACGGTCACCCCACCCGCCTGCCACTCGCCccttcgcagccagctcctgcctaGGGGTCCCCatccagtagcgtagctagtggggtgcaggggaagcagccacttcccccgcctttccaaaaatggccggaggagcgaggggggcgcaggctggcggcccgcAGGGCGGCCGGCAGCCAGGGGGGGCGGCGGGTGCGGCCAGAAGAGCGGgggggcacagcatggcggctggcagccgcggccggaggagcgaggggggggccacgggggtggcacggcaaggccggaggagccatgggggtggggggggtgcggccggaggaggagccaagggggtggcgccttttttatgtttgctccccctcctcttagaagctggctacgccactgtccCCATCAAGTCTAAACCGGCCGCCCCCAGTTACAGCCTCCCCCTCAGACACCCGCTGTCGTCCCCGTCCATCCAAGGCCGCACTGGGCAGGGTGCATTTGGCCCTAGCGCTTTCCCAACTGGCGGCTGGGTAGTTAAATCCCCCAGGACCACCAGGGCTCATCGCCCAGCCCAGAGCTGGGCCCTCCCATCCCGCAGaatcacagcccccccccccccatcatccctAGACAGAGCCCTCGGCccctgtgtgtggggtgctggaATAACGGCACTTactgcccccctcctctctctgcagcagggTCCCCCAGCCCCGTttctctcccccctttctccctagACCTCCCCCGTCCTGTATTTCTATTGTACAAACCCCCAGAGCTTcttgctcccctgccccccaaatctccccactGCAGGGGGCGACTGTGATACCGGAGCCTCCAAATGTCCCCTTGTGGTGGGCTCAGCCGATGAAGGTGAGTGAGAAGTTCAGGCAGCGTCACGAGAACCTGGATAAATGAACGTTGGGTGGGGGTGAAATTGGCAGGATTAGTCCAACCCGAGCAGCCGCCGGACAGAAcccaggggccgggctggggcctgCCCTGGACATGGGAGAAGTGGGGGAGCCGAAAATTGGGGTATTGGAAACGAGGCCTCATTAGTGGATAAAAGATTGCAGGGACGGGCTGTGCCGCCCACCACCCTTTGgggccttaaagaaagagactcgCTTCActgtcatggctgccaccccccgtCTCCTAGGCCCCCCGGACCCtgccccatgggggtggggggtgaagggcaAATGAGTGGAGAGCCAGAGTTGGGATATCTGATGGGGATGGGGGTtttccagggccgcccgggggcgggggggtgaggggcaagtggggcagtttgccccgggccctgcagggccccgcgagccctggccgagaatccctcccctggctagaagcgcctttttaatttttactcacccggtggcggtctgggtcttcggcgggatttcggcggtgggtccttcagtgctgccgaagatgcggagtgactgaaggacccgccaccaccgcagactcggagcgccgcccggtgagtacaatcTCCCgcgctttgccccagaccccctgaatcctctgggcggccctggggttTTCTCTTCAGCTCTGTCCCCAGgtcttgccccctcccctccttgtgTCTCTTTCGCAGCATCCTGGGGTCGGAGAGGGAAGCTCGGCTCAGCCCTCGACTCCTGTGAGCTCTGCCCCGGGCCCTGAGCTGCGCAGACCCACGGCCCCggggatgggctggggaagggacacggggcctttcacctctagggggctggctctgatctgtgtccttttctctaagcaccaaaccccacccccccaaacagAGCCAGTAGAGAACCCAGGAAGCCTGTCTCCGAGTCGCTCCCCCAcaatcactagaccccactgccctgccagaGCCGGGGTATATAACAGGTTAGCTGCATTAGGTTTACGCAGAGTTTCACTGGCAGTAGCAGAAACAGGAAGTGAGCGCCGGCTCTGGGCAGACTTCCCCTTTCGCAGAGTTATCGACTCCTCCTTTAACAACTCAGGATCTAAATTTATCCCTCTCTCGTCCCCTCACGGGGGCCAGAAACCCACaagccctcccagccccctgtccgGTCTCTGGGTCCTGTCCCTTGGCTAAGAATAGATTCTGCATTGACACTACTGAGAAGGAGGATGGCCAGGCCCCTCCACCCTCATGCTCCAGGGTGGGCGCTGGGCCCAACTGGGTCAGGAAGGAACCTCTGCCCCGCTCCATGGGAAAGGGTCACTCCGtgtggggcagtgtgtgtgtgggtgccctcctctgctctgagctgctgctccagggaggctAGATGGGCTATTAGAAAAGGTCAGGGCAACCTGAGCACCTCTTGATGCCTCCTGAGATTGCTCCATTTCCAGCTGGTCCCTGGACTGGGCAGCTCtcatgtggggctgggaggtgatggggagggcaagaggggcaccaggcagctgcaggagggaatGTGGTTTGCTGGGTGTTGCAGGGAGTTGGCTTTGTTCTGAGCGTGGTAGATTGGGGCTGCAGATTGCAGGGAAACCATGTGATAGAAGAAAGGGGCCGAGTGCATCACGggcttcctggggctgcagctcgGGCACATTTTCTCATTCCGCTCGCACTCGGGCCTCAGGCTGGGTGGAGCTGGGCACTGGGGTGTTTGTGGCAGCGTtgaggggcccccactgccccaaCATGGCTTCTGCTCTCACCGTCCTCCTCCTCAGTGAGTATTGGAGACAACCAGGGCATGTGTCCATGGGGGAGATAtgagaccagggcgtgtgcccatggtgtgtgtgtgtgtgtggggggggaggatagGACACCAGGGCGTGTGCCTATGGGATGGGATCTGAGACTACGGCATGTGtccatgggggtggggtgggggatctgAGGCCAGGGTGTAGGATCCAgttgctctgggatctggtccctAATGACCCAtctcctctccaggctgctggctggccgggcGGAGCGGGATCTCGGGAGGTGAGTatctgtggggaatggggcagctgggggcatTTCCGCATTAAGGACAAGGGGACGTGGGTGAGGGGCACAGATCCCCCAAAAGAATGATCCTGTCAGACCcgtgctccctcccacacccagaggtGGGGACTGAGACCTCCCCCCACTCATTACAGGGATGGGCTCCACACAGGGTGAATTCACCTGCACTCAAAACTCTGCcccccaggaaatacagagtgaaGGCACCAgccaccccacagcgcccccgAACTGTGCCCGGGGAGCTGGCAGGAGCCCGGGGAACgggtcaggcagagcagggctgtaaGATGTGGACACGCAGAGGGACTGGAGCAAGGCATCGTTGTGTCTcactgtgacggtgctgcccgtgggagccagctgaggtcactcaatcagggtgaactgcaaacagaacagggcagacaaaccccaaacgctggtggatattccaatacttagaattaccaaccagcccaaaacagcttctgtattacctcactggttactcagaagtccaaacaacgcagttcccttaaagtgccaagcctcaggcctccgtccagacacatgtcagatatgatgatgattatacTGAAAATCTCATCTCAtcgtataaaagaaaaggttcttccaatcccaaaggatcagccacatacccaggttcaattataacttagatcttacccaaaatacacactatagtcaattcttattaactaaactaaaatttatttaaagagaaagagtgttggttaaaagatcaatatacagacagacttgaattcaattcttgaggttcagatgcacagcagaggtgagcttgtagttgccaaaagtccttttagaaatagtccataggttatagtccaatgtccatattcagggtggctccagtcagtgactggggatctcaatccttgtggcttaaggtttccccctcttgaaacccaaagcagatctcaGATGAAGTAGGAttatgtcccagggttcttatacatttccagcagcctttcggcctgagaaagtaataggcttaattctccttctcTCAAACATCCTGGcgattagcacagggtaatttatccattaaacacttcagatacaggttaccacaaccttcaaagagacatagagacaataatactatttcactcaagtatcatcataaatgttaatattcctttttgatcttcGAATTAAAGTtacagcaatagacaagacttgtttgcttacatcacaagccctgagcaaacatctacccttgagatctctaacagtgccggctgcatttcaaaactctattcatttacctatcttcctaaccagtttctACAATTCActcatgggtcaggtcagtctgagttaattaactctttctggccctgtcatctttcaatgaaatattattttacactcataacgtcacactcATCCTCGGCTTGCTGCACACGCGCATCACTTAGGGTGACGACGTGCCCGGTGTTTGACCGGAGAGTAGCGTGCGCTGCGGAGCCTCGtgtcccccccccggccccccagcctaggagctggacctgctggccacttccagggggcagcgcggagccaggacagggagggagtctgcctgagccccactgcactgctgaccaggagccgcccgagggaagcccccccaaacctcgagccccaacccccaaccctaaGCCCACCCCAAATACGGAGCCCCcttctacaccccaaccccctgccccagcccagaaccccctcccacaccctgagccccacatccatggccccaccccagagcctgcacaaaCCTCCAGGGAACAgctgagaagaaaacaaaggaaatcagctgttgccaccagctaatcaaacaacatgtgcacaaacctctaaGGACGCACAACCTCCCCACcgcaattctgttcttaaaaaaggtaaattttattaaaaacaaaaagaaagaaaatccatCTGGGAACTAGTGCTAGATTTCAGAAGAACAATTCCAAACATTAAGCACCCAAACTAgttttcttgggggttcagcttaaaggttacaagcaaacaaaagcgtCTGGGGTTAGCCCAGAGGAGTCCACacgccaataagaaataaacagaaataaacctaatcgcgtctttctaaacattcctggtctacttacatatctgggctGTTAACAGTAGCTCTAGAtttgatctgatgattttcatctctggccttcagcttctcacagcataactgctccctgccccccgcccacttaaaaaagttctagccttcccattggctcttttggtcaggtgcccacccCCTTTcttttacctgggggacttttcaaccctttacaggtaaagcaagcagagaacagccaccaagagggattttacagctaactggcaggctgggtgtccataaaagggagctacccccccacTTAATTTATCACAGGCCCCAGCCACaaaaatctccctccccccacccagaatGCCCCTGAGGATCGATGCTGAGTTGTGGGGTGGGGCGACCACTGAGTTGCTGTTttatcccctccctccaccccgacAGATGCTGGTTCAATTCCCACGGGGGAAACCGACCTGACCCCGACTGGACAGATGTTGGCGCCCATCTGCCCGAGCAGCGCGGTGCCAGGTACTGGGGCCCGGGGGCAATCTATTGAGTCACAGATTATGGGGCAGCTTCCCCCAGTGGTTGGccagggggagggatggaggctgttttcaggggcagtgactccccccTACGGCTGCCGCTGGATCTGGGAGGGGAGCGAAGCCTCCTGCTCAGACACGAACCCGCCGCTAACAAGGCAGCTGGATcctggggggtcagggctgatGGGACGCTTagagccaggctgggccctgGGCCCAGAGGTGGGGACACCCGGCCGGGAAGCAGCCAATGGAGATTCAGGGCTGAtggaggggggatccctgcccccagggggagctgcagagcaggggggcttttgccaggggatgcttccccaggctgcccctgctctggggatgcacagaggagtcggggcccaggggctgcccagacGGCACAGGCTCCAGACACAaaaatctccctcccccctcagaaTGACCCTGAGGATTGATGCTGagttgtggggtgggggttgggtgcCCACTGAGTTGCTATTtcagcccctccctgcaccccatcgGACACTGGTTCTATTCCTGCAGGGGGAACCGACCTGACCCAGCCTGGACAGATGTCAACTTCCACCCACCcgagcagcacagagccaggtactggggctgggggggggagcggaaATCTATTGAGTCACAGATTATGGGGCAGCTTCTCCCCAGTGGTTGGCCAGGGGGAGGGACGGAGGCTGTTCTCAAGGGCAGTGACTCCCCCCCGCGGCCGCCGCCGGATTTGGGAGGGGAGCGAAGCCTCCTGCTCAGACATGAACCCGCCGCTAACGAGGCAGCCGGAGGCTTCCTctgggggcagctgggcccaTCAGTGGccatgggcaggaggggggtgggactGGGCCTCCTCGCGAAGCAGCCAGGGGCAGCCAGCATGAGAGgtgggataccgggctagatgggcccgtTGGCTGGAGatggaccctgctggggacgGGCCGAGTTCCGCATCCCCACCGTGGGCcggcagcagggagggagctacagctgcagctaccggccccgatcagagcccttcgtctcctcagagcccagtgaccccgtggagctggtggtatCCGGCTCAGcatccccgctcccagccccacccccagccggaccctggggggtcagggctgatGGGACGCTTagagccaggctgggccctgGGCCCAGAGGTGGGGACACCCGGCCGGGAAGCAGCCAATGGAGATTCAAGGCTGAtggaggggggatccctgccccagggggagctgcagagcaggggggcttTTGCCAGGGGAGgctcccccaggctgcccctgctctggggatgcacagaggagtcggggcccaggggctgcccagccgGCACAGGCCCCAGACACaaaaatctccctccccccccagaatgACCCTGACGATCAATGCTGagttgtggggtgggggttgggtgcCCGCTGAGTCGCTATTTCaggccctccccgcaccccatCGGACACTGGTTCTATTCCTGCAGAGGGAATCGACCCGATCCAGACTGGACAGATGTCAACTTCCACCCACCcgagcagcacagagccaggtactggggccgggggggggaatCTATTGAGTCACAGATTATGGGACAGCTTCCCCCAGTGTTTGCTCAGGGGGAGGGACGGAGGCTGTTCTCAGGGGCAGTGACTCCTCCCCACCAACGGATTTGGGAGAAGAGCAAACTTCCTTCTTCAGACACGAACCCGCCTCTAACGGGGCAGCCGGAGGCTTCCTCTGTGGGCAGCTGGGCCCCTCAGTGGCcatgggcgggaggggggtgggcCTGGGCCTCCCCGCGAAGCAGCCAGGGGCAGCCAGCAtgggaggcgggataccgggctagatgggcccgtTGGCTGGAGATGGTGCGGCCAGGCCTGGCTGGTGCCATGGCATCTTAGGGGGGGGACTGGAAATGATggccaggctggatcagacagcgccccctagtgctgcgcTGGGGTAGTGGGGCCAGGCCCGACTCCCAGGTGAGAGCGCCCCCTACCGAGCCCCCTGCCctacagcccagcaccccctacgGCTACAAATCCCCCAAATCTTGCTGGCTCTGACCCCACTTGATGCCCTGGGGCCTCCAACATCCTCCCCATAGAATTTTCTGCTGTCTGCGCCCTGCGGTGTCCCAGTCCCTAGGGCGCTGCctggagtgggaggggctggggggggggaacagaccAGCCGCTCCCGGCACTCACAGCCTGCTGCTGTTTCCCAGGCGGACCGGGATCGCCGGGTCTGACCCGCTCCATCATCGCCGGACTGAGCGCAGCAGCTGCCATCCTCCTCCTCGTGGCCTTCGTCTGCTTCAGAAAAATCCGAGCCCGTAAGTGCCCCGCCCAGCAAGGGAAGGGTTAAACCTGCCGCTCAGCAGGGCGGGATGGGGTCACGGCTTGGATGGGAGACTGTGTGGGTAAagccaaggagcaggggggctcagcagagggcgcTGTTACATGTGTAGTCCCTGTACACACAGCtgtcccgccccagaggtggccgcgtCTCAGTGCCGGGCTAAGGATCCCTGTATAAAGAGGTGCCGGCACCGGGCTTCTCCGGTACATGGGGTGACAGAGAAGCTGATCGGCCTGGAACAGATTTGTTATAACGAGTCACTAACGAGGGAGGATtggggacaggaaaagccccatgaGTTAATTGGCTCCTCCCCCTGGCGCATGCTCTGGTGttgcgctgccccctgctggtcagGCCCACCCCAGCAGGGATCCAGGCTCAGCAGCAGAGGGGACCCCCCCAGGCACCCgcatccctgctgccctgtggggGTGAGTGGCCGGGCGCTGGGACTGGGGGATCCCAATTGGCTCATGGGGGATTCTGGTTTGTGTCCCTCTGCAGGAAGACGATCCGCACTGAGACTGAGCAGGTaggaacccagctcctcccccctcccgatCGACCTGCCGGGGtcacagggctcctgggttctgtcccagctcggggatgggggtgtgaccagaagtggttagagcagggaggtgtgtgggggggtgaccaGAAGTCCTGGGTTCTATATCTGCctctgggagcagagtgggggctagtggttagagcggggtggggtggggtctggtggttgggGAAGGGGGCTTAGGGAACTGGGCTCAGTGTGAGGCAGGATGGGGGGCTCTCCAGGTGTGTTGGGGAATCTCCCTGTGGGTGGGGGGATATGAGATTTACAAGGGGATTTTCTCTTTTAGCACCATCCCTATGGTGACATTAAAGGCACCGGCTCAGCAAGACCCCGTCTGTGAGTAGCACACACAAGGGGGTACCAGGGTGGGGCAGGACCCCTAGGGAGGGGAGTGGCTTGTGGGGGCTCCACCCATATGGGGCGGGGCCTGATTTACAGCTGCTGCCGGGCGGGACTAAGGAGAGGGTCCCAGAGGTAGCCGGTGTCAGCTGAGTGTGTTGGACTCCCAGGAGCTCCCTGGGGCCACCCTCCCTTCCCGCTCTAGTTCCCCAtccactcctggctcccagccccctgctctaaccactagtctagaccccactcccctcccgagCCAGGGTGAGAACACAGGcgttctgactcccag harbors:
- the LOC122172467 gene encoding uncharacterized protein LOC122172467, which encodes MGERKQLDVLSQEPDPGAEGLTYAELDHQALQAKWGGPALAPESVLYTTINNNNRTSVSNPRPPEHQPLRHQLEELPYAGLIGLPSEQPLEGDGVPLAGPAGPVSAQGWGDCDTGASKCPLVVGSADEGWVELGTGVFVAALRGPHCPNMASALTVLLLSCWLAGRSGISGDAGSIPTGETDLTPTGQMLAPICPSSAVPGGTDLTQPGQMSTSTHPSSTEPEGIDPIQTGQMSTSTHPSSTEPGGPGSPGLTRSIIAGLSAAAAILLLVAFVCFRKIRARRRSALRLSSTIPMVTLKAPAQQDPVYTSVDKGKQPQTLEPNPGADGLIYAELDGQALQAKQGGPAPAPEPAESSMYAVINVNRGPPQ